A section of the Rhodospirillales bacterium genome encodes:
- a CDS encoding transcriptional repressor, whose product MTGQRRTVLQVLTDATDHPSVETVLDRARAIDPSISMATVYRTLNLLDEMDLVDRREFGQNFARFEVNADHHHHLIDLDSGAVIEFQNENLERLKAEIARDLGYDLVHHTLELYGRKIKGGK is encoded by the coding sequence ATGACCGGCCAGCGCCGCACCGTCCTGCAGGTCCTGACGGATGCGACCGATCATCCCTCGGTTGAAACCGTGCTTGACCGTGCCCGTGCCATCGACCCGTCCATTTCCATGGCTACGGTGTATCGCACGCTCAACCTGCTGGATGAAATGGATCTGGTCGATCGCCGCGAATTCGGCCAGAATTTTGCGCGGTTTGAGGTAAATGCCGACCATCACCACCACCTGATCGATCTTGATAGCGGCGCGGTGATCGAATTCCAGAACGAAAATCTCGAACGCCTCAAGGCCGAAATCGCCCGCGATCTGGGCTATGATCTGGTCCACCACACGCTGGAACTGTACGGCCGCAAAATCAAAGGCGGAAAATAA
- the rpmB gene encoding 50S ribosomal protein L28, whose protein sequence is MTRRCQITGKMRQVGNAVSHANNKTKRRFNPNIRDARAYSESLKRFVSLKVTAAGLRTIEHNGGLDAWLLKQTPSKLDARLRKIREQVKEAAKAAS, encoded by the coding sequence ATGACGCGCCGTTGTCAGATTACCGGAAAAATGCGCCAGGTCGGGAACGCCGTGTCCCACGCCAACAACAAGACCAAGCGCCGCTTCAACCCCAATATCCGCGATGCGCGCGCCTATTCCGAAAGCCTGAAGCGTTTTGTATCGCTGAAGGTCACGGCGGCGGGCCTGCGCACCATCGAACACAATGGCGGCCTGGATGCGTGGCTGCTTAAACAGACGCCCTCGAAACTCGACGCGCGCCTGCGCAAAATCCGCGAACAGGTCAAGGAAGCGGCCAAAGCCGCCAGCTAA
- a CDS encoding polysaccharide biosynthesis protein, with protein sequence MRRLKGKIIKLGFDSILAMASVAAAVAIYNRGDLGSLDALVRQALVFAIFYVFSSAVFGTHRNVWRYTSMRDLLDIGRAVLATLFAFGLFQHFLWPAFLFAPSFIVVQGLVLSAMVVGQRLLHRLVYEGMPTRHPEASGVARPRVVLVGAGPLAERYIRVSRLNPYFGYNIAGVVDESRTLFGEMLHGVPILGKPKHLETILRDLTDNGRPVQRLVFTENAPGGGADLMDVPPAILEAPEKYGLRLSRLGDMTAFHEGIESVDEAPPINPIAIEDLLGRPQANLDLNSMRELIAGRRVAITGAGGTIGGELSRQIARLGPAAMALLDFSEYNLYALELDMKDLRLDFPWRCLLCNVRVAEQVRKVFAEFQPDIVFHAAALKHVPLVEANPSEGVLTNISGTRIVAESCAEFGVGTMVQISTDKAVNPCNVMGATKRVGEMLARSLDDAGGTTRFITVRFGNVLGSSGSVVPLFKKQIAAGGPLTVTHPDIRRFFMTISEAVSLVLQASAHALRAPDQRGRILVLDMGEQMRILDVAHQMIRLAGLRPDLDIKIEFTGLRPGEKMYEELFDAAERRVGTDSPEILAAVSQAGDSALLRRSVTTLEEAARRGDDASVIRHLQAVVPGYRGDPALEHLVGLGMGRKKA encoded by the coding sequence ATGCGCCGACTGAAAGGCAAAATCATCAAATTGGGGTTCGATTCCATTCTCGCGATGGCATCGGTCGCTGCGGCCGTGGCGATTTATAACCGTGGCGACCTTGGTTCGCTCGACGCACTGGTGCGGCAGGCGTTGGTATTCGCTATATTTTATGTCTTTTCCTCGGCTGTGTTCGGCACCCATCGCAATGTCTGGCGTTATACCTCGATGCGCGACCTTCTTGATATCGGGCGTGCGGTTCTGGCGACCCTGTTTGCCTTTGGCCTGTTCCAGCATTTTCTCTGGCCCGCCTTTTTGTTTGCGCCCAGCTTCATCGTCGTGCAAGGGCTGGTGTTAAGCGCCATGGTGGTGGGCCAGCGCCTGCTGCACCGCCTGGTGTACGAAGGGATGCCGACCCGCCACCCCGAGGCGTCGGGCGTCGCGCGCCCGCGTGTGGTGCTGGTGGGGGCGGGGCCGCTGGCTGAACGTTATATCCGGGTGTCGCGCCTCAACCCCTATTTCGGTTACAATATCGCGGGCGTGGTCGATGAATCCCGCACGCTGTTCGGCGAAATGCTGCACGGCGTGCCGATTTTGGGCAAACCCAAGCATCTTGAAACCATCCTGCGGGACCTGACAGACAACGGACGCCCGGTCCAGCGCCTTGTCTTTACCGAAAACGCGCCGGGCGGCGGGGCCGATCTGATGGACGTGCCGCCCGCGATTTTGGAAGCGCCGGAAAAATACGGCTTGCGCCTTTCGCGTCTTGGCGACATGACGGCCTTTCACGAGGGGATTGAGAGCGTGGACGAAGCGCCGCCGATCAACCCCATCGCGATCGAGGATCTGCTGGGCCGTCCGCAGGCCAATCTGGACCTTAACTCGATGCGTGAACTCATTGCGGGCCGCCGCGTCGCCATCACCGGTGCGGGTGGCACCATAGGGGGCGAGCTTTCGCGCCAGATCGCACGGCTGGGTCCGGCGGCGATGGCCTTGCTGGATTTCAGCGAATATAATTTGTACGCGCTTGAACTCGACATGAAGGATCTGCGCCTCGATTTTCCGTGGCGCTGCCTGTTGTGCAACGTTCGCGTGGCCGAACAGGTGCGCAAGGTCTTCGCCGAATTCCAGCCCGACATCGTCTTTCACGCCGCCGCCCTCAAACATGTCCCGCTGGTTGAGGCGAACCCGTCTGAAGGTGTCCTGACCAATATTTCCGGCACCCGTATCGTTGCCGAATCCTGCGCCGAATTCGGTGTCGGCACCATGGTCCAGATTTCAACCGACAAAGCGGTCAATCCGTGCAACGTCATGGGCGCGACCAAGCGCGTGGGCGAAATGCTGGCCCGTTCGCTGGACGATGCGGGTGGAACCACCCGCTTTATCACGGTGCGCTTTGGCAACGTGCTGGGCTCGTCCGGTTCGGTTGTACCGCTGTTTAAAAAACAGATCGCCGCAGGCGGGCCGCTGACCGTGACCCATCCGGACATCCGTCGCTTTTTCATGACGATTTCCGAAGCGGTTTCTCTGGTCCTTCAGGCCTCCGCCCACGCGCTGCGCGCGCCGGACCAACGCGGACGCATTCTCGTCCTCGACATGGGGGAACAGATGCGCATTCTCGACGTCGCGCACCAGATGATCCGGCTGGCGGGGTTGCGTCCGGATTTGGACATAAAAATTGAATTCACCGGCCTTCGCCCCGGCGAGAAGATGTACGAGGAGCTGTTCGACGCCGCCGAACGCCGCGTGGGTACGGATTCGCCGGAAATTCTGGCCGCCGTGTCGCAAGCCGGAGATTCGGCGCTTCTCCGCCGTTCCGTCACGACGCTGGAGGAAGCCGCCCGCCGGGGCGACGATGCCTCGGTCATCCGCCATTTACAGGCTGTTGTGCCGGGATATCGCGGCGACCCCGCGCTCGAACATCTGGTAGGGCTCGGGATGGGGCGTAAAAAGGCTTGA
- the tgt gene encoding tRNA guanosine(34) transglycosylase Tgt has product MSLYPNFKFDILKPCTQSRARLGRLTTPHGAIETPNFIFCGTHAGLRCMTGEEAKAAGAEIVLANTYHMLVRPGPAVVEKLGGLHGMMVWDGPIMTDSGGFQIFIMGYEGGSDEIKMRGKKAPRKSLIKIDEEGAWFYSYLNGEKLHLTPEKSMDVQRALGADLIYQLDECTSSAHGKDYHAQSMRMSLRWGDRCIKRFAETGDGKQALYGIVQGGNYMDLRTESAARVNEQDFFGMAIGGYFGKSKDELHDIVAPTMECVRRDRPVHMLGIGHVEDIFAGVRAGIDTFDCVEPTRLAGHGTMLLKGQPRMRINLRNAKYRGDTTPLDADSAFHISRQYTRGTLHHLVQAKEPLAEHILSMHNVAVMMQLFREIRAAIRTDTLDACEKEWLG; this is encoded by the coding sequence GTGTCGCTTTACCCGAATTTCAAATTCGACATTCTCAAGCCGTGCACGCAATCCCGTGCGCGGCTTGGTCGTCTAACCACCCCGCACGGCGCGATCGAAACCCCCAATTTCATCTTCTGCGGCACCCATGCGGGGCTGCGCTGCATGACGGGTGAGGAAGCGAAGGCTGCAGGCGCCGAAATCGTTTTGGCCAACACTTATCACATGCTGGTCCGTCCGGGGCCGGCGGTGGTGGAAAAACTGGGCGGCCTGCATGGCATGATGGTCTGGGACGGACCGATCATGACCGATTCCGGCGGCTTTCAGATTTTCATCATGGGCTACGAGGGCGGCAGCGACGAAATCAAGATGCGCGGCAAAAAGGCCCCGCGCAAATCACTGATCAAAATCGACGAGGAAGGGGCATGGTTTTATTCCTACCTCAATGGCGAAAAATTGCACCTGACGCCGGAAAAATCCATGGATGTCCAGCGTGCGCTGGGCGCGGACCTGATCTACCAGCTCGACGAATGTACCTCATCCGCCCATGGCAAGGATTACCACGCGCAATCGATGCGCATGTCGCTGCGCTGGGGTGATCGCTGCATCAAACGCTTTGCCGAAACAGGCGATGGCAAACAGGCGTTGTACGGCATCGTTCAGGGCGGCAACTACATGGATCTGCGCACGGAAAGCGCCGCCCGCGTGAACGAACAGGATTTCTTCGGCATGGCGATCGGCGGCTATTTCGGCAAATCGAAGGACGAATTGCACGACATCGTCGCGCCGACCATGGAATGCGTGCGCCGTGACCGTCCCGTGCACATGCTGGGAATAGGCCATGTCGAGGATATTTTTGCCGGCGTCCGCGCGGGCATCGACACGTTTGATTGCGTCGAACCCACGCGGCTGGCCGGACATGGCACGATGCTGCTCAAGGGCCAGCCAAGGATGCGCATCAACCTGCGCAATGCGAAATACCGTGGCGATACCACGCCGCTGGATGCCGACAGCGCATTCCACATTTCACGCCAATACACGCGCGGCACCCTGCATCATCTGGTGCAGGCCAAGGAGCCGTTGGCCGAACACATTCTGTCCATGCACAACGTTGCGGTGATGATGCAGTTGTTCCGCGAAATCCGCGCCGCCATCCGCACCGACACGCTTGACGCCTGCGAAAAGGAATGGCTTGGTTAG
- the upp gene encoding uracil phosphoribosyltransferase has product MKNLIVSAHPVVADRLARLRDKNASVHAFRAYVHEVSMALAYEASADLPTRECTVETPLEKTPGRMLAAAKSVLVVPILRAGLGLVSGFEALFPDCHMGHIGLYRDEETKLPVEYLIRLPRELDRPIFLVDPMLATGHSTAKAVEILLNAGAKLADIRVVTLISAPEGVEYVHGLYPDLPIYTAALDSHLNANAFIVPGLGDAGDRMFGTL; this is encoded by the coding sequence ATGAAAAACCTGATTGTTTCCGCCCATCCCGTAGTCGCTGACCGTCTGGCGCGCCTGCGCGATAAAAACGCCTCCGTTCACGCTTTCCGCGCCTATGTGCACGAGGTTTCCATGGCGCTGGCTTACGAGGCCTCGGCGGATCTGCCTACCCGCGAATGTACGGTCGAAACCCCGCTGGAAAAAACGCCGGGACGCATGCTGGCCGCCGCAAAATCCGTTCTGGTGGTGCCGATCCTGCGCGCGGGACTGGGACTGGTTTCGGGGTTCGAGGCGTTGTTCCCCGATTGCCATATGGGCCATATCGGCCTGTACCGGGACGAGGAAACGAAACTGCCGGTCGAATACCTGATCCGCCTGCCAAGGGAACTCGACCGTCCGATCTTTCTGGTCGATCCGATGCTGGCGACCGGCCATTCGACGGCCAAGGCGGTTGAAATCCTGCTGAACGCTGGCGCGAAACTGGCCGATATCCGGGTGGTGACGTTGATCTCCGCGCCCGAGGGCGTCGAATACGTGCACGGCCTTTATCCCGACCTGCCGATTTATACGGCGGCGCTCGACAGCCACTTGAACGCCAACGCGTTCATCGTGCCGGGGTTGGGCGATGCGGGCGACCGCATGTTCGGCACGCTTTGA
- a CDS encoding ActR/PrrA/RegA family redox response regulator transcription factor, translating to MSDLSAPASKGHLLIVDDDMVLADRMGKAMERRGFRVTVFYAVADALEWVDDHAPDYALVDLRLADGSGLDITQKIKDTVPDCRVVMMTAYGNIATAVAAVKAGAVDYLTKPADADAVEAALLADGSGGAALPPPPSRPMSAERVRWEHIQRIYEQCERNVSETARRLGMHRRTLQRILAKYAPRENADS from the coding sequence ATGAGCGATCTGTCCGCCCCCGCCAGCAAGGGTCATTTATTGATCGTCGACGACGACATGGTACTTGCCGACCGCATGGGCAAGGCGATGGAGCGGCGCGGATTTCGCGTTACTGTTTTCTATGCCGTCGCGGACGCGCTTGAGTGGGTCGACGACCATGCGCCCGATTACGCGCTGGTCGATTTGCGGCTTGCGGATGGCAGCGGCCTCGACATCACCCAGAAAATCAAGGACACCGTGCCCGATTGCCGGGTGGTCATGATGACCGCGTACGGGAATATCGCAACGGCGGTGGCCGCGGTGAAGGCCGGGGCCGTCGATTACCTGACCAAGCCCGCCGACGCGGATGCGGTGGAAGCCGCGCTTTTGGCCGATGGCAGCGGCGGCGCCGCCCTGCCCCCGCCGCCATCCCGCCCGATGAGCGCTGAACGTGTGCGCTGGGAACATATCCAGCGAATTTACGAACAGTGCGAGCGCAACGTATCCGAAACCGCCCGGCGGCTGGGGATGCACCGGCGGACGCTGCAACGCATTCTTGCCAAATACGCGCCGCGCGAAAACGCGGATTCCTAG
- a CDS encoding PAS domain S-box protein has product MPDKSIYERLFTGWPEPRLLIERREDGFFCVHRANPSACEYFGQKQDGLDGRLIDDLLEVANKTHVIQSFGVCFSSGMPVSVQCIPLAPDGVKLRPFFLNPLKDDEGRVIAIDMTARLPSPNEDALRRERDDALSIFTSIFDASDVGILVTDHNRRVVRVNDTLCRNFGWRAVDLVGEEFTVMVPEDEHDIARKRHDDFINNVNVEKSRELKILRGDGGLANIIATSGVIELSGRRKFRISTLVDITQLKQVERDLRRAKEQADTANQAKSAFLANMSHELRTPLNAIIGFSDLMLSGTLGRIDNDLYREYLGDIHFSATHLLTIINDVLDMSKIEAGHMKVEKRPADIPALLEEAARLMHPHAAERNVRIDLDIAPGLPPVPVDPRMLRQVLLNLLSNAVKFSHANGQVRLRAAIEGDMLVIAVVDEGIGIPQDKLATVMEPFGQVADPRVAKGQGTGLGLPLARAMTELQGGVFELASVQDKGTTAICRLPLC; this is encoded by the coding sequence ATGCCGGATAAAAGCATTTACGAGCGCCTGTTCACGGGCTGGCCTGAGCCGCGCCTGCTGATCGAGCGGCGCGAAGACGGGTTTTTCTGTGTCCACCGCGCCAACCCTTCGGCCTGCGAATATTTCGGCCAGAAACAGGATGGGCTGGACGGACGGCTGATCGACGACCTGCTGGAAGTCGCCAATAAGACCCATGTGATCCAGTCCTTCGGCGTGTGTTTTTCGTCGGGCATGCCGGTATCCGTCCAGTGCATTCCGCTGGCGCCCGACGGCGTCAAGCTGCGTCCCTTCTTCCTAAACCCGCTTAAAGACGACGAAGGCCGCGTGATCGCGATCGACATGACCGCCCGCCTGCCGTCGCCGAACGAGGACGCGCTGCGCCGCGAACGTGACGACGCGCTCTCCATCTTCACCAGCATCTTCGACGCCAGCGACGTCGGCATTCTGGTCACCGACCACAACCGCCGCGTCGTGCGGGTGAACGACACGCTTTGCCGCAACTTTGGTTGGCGCGCGGTCGATCTGGTGGGCGAGGAATTTACCGTCATGGTGCCCGAGGATGAACATGATATCGCGCGCAAACGTCACGACGATTTTATAAATAACGTTAATGTCGAAAAATCGCGCGAACTCAAAATCCTGCGCGGCGACGGCGGGCTGGCCAACATCATCGCGACTTCGGGCGTGATCGAACTTTCGGGCCGCCGCAAATTCCGTATCTCGACGCTGGTCGATATCACCCAGCTAAAACAGGTCGAACGCGATTTGCGCCGCGCCAAGGAACAAGCCGATACCGCCAATCAGGCAAAATCCGCGTTTTTGGCCAATATGTCGCATGAACTGCGCACGCCCCTTAATGCCATCATCGGCTTTTCCGATTTGATGCTTTCAGGCACGCTGGGGCGTATCGACAACGACCTGTACCGCGAATATTTGGGCGACATCCATTTCTCCGCGACCCATTTGCTGACGATCATCAACGACGTGCTGGATATGTCGAAGATCGAAGCCGGGCACATGAAGGTCGAAAAACGCCCCGCCGATATTCCGGCGCTGCTGGAGGAGGCGGCCCGCCTGATGCATCCCCACGCCGCCGAACGCAACGTGCGCATCGATCTCGATATCGCACCCGGCCTGCCGCCCGTGCCGGTCGATCCGCGCATGTTGCGTCAGGTTCTGCTCAATCTTCTTTCCAACGCGGTCAAGTTTTCGCATGCGAACGGGCAAGTCCGCCTGCGCGCCGCGATCGAGGGCGACATGCTGGTCATCGCCGTCGTCGATGAAGGCATCGGCATTCCGCAAGACAAGCTTGCCACGGTGATGGAGCCGTTCGGACAGGTCGCCGATCCGCGCGTGGCCAAGGGGCAGGGGACGGGGCTTGGCCTGCCGCTGGCCCGCGCCATGACCGAATTGCAGGGCGGAGTGTTTGAACTGGCTTCGGTGCAGGATAAAGGCACCACCGCCATCTGCCGCCTGCCTCTATGCTGA
- a CDS encoding polyhydroxyalkanoate depolymerase, with product MLYHLYDLYHASMTPARATAEMIRTTLQNPFVPMSYTLAGRTMAASAELFERATRKFGRPEFGLGSTTIDGRNVEVMEEDVIVKPFCTLMHFRRRIKRRDPKVLVVAPISGHFATLLRGTVEALLPHHDVYITDWEDARQVPLAAGRFNLDDYIAYVLEFIRHLGPDVHVIAVCQPAVPVFVSACLMNKWKDAKAPRSIILMGGPIDPRVSKTAVTELAEQRPLKWFEQTVTTDVPFYYPGAHRRVYPGFLQLGGFMSMNLDRHIGSHLKFFQHLVQSDGESADAHRRFYNEYLAVMDLPGEFYLQTVEIVFQKHLLPKRQMKWKDPEDGRLHDVDPHDITHTAILTIEGELDDISARGQTEAAHGLTPNLPAAKHYHHLQAQVGHYGIFNGRKWREQIMPRVRHFIRAQDRSVDKIPAADLDVIPDLRAEHWQSAAPKSPKPKSAKPKTTKPRKRR from the coding sequence ATGCTTTATCATTTATACGATCTTTATCACGCCTCGATGACCCCTGCCCGCGCGACGGCGGAGATGATCCGCACCACGTTGCAAAACCCGTTCGTGCCGATGTCGTACACGCTGGCCGGACGCACCATGGCGGCGTCGGCCGAGTTGTTCGAGCGCGCGACGCGCAAATTCGGTCGCCCCGAATTCGGGCTGGGCAGCACCACGATCGACGGACGCAACGTCGAGGTGATGGAGGAAGACGTCATCGTCAAACCGTTCTGCACGCTGATGCATTTCCGGCGGCGGATCAAGCGCCGCGACCCCAAGGTGCTGGTGGTCGCGCCGATTTCAGGGCATTTCGCGACGCTTTTGCGCGGCACGGTCGAAGCGTTGCTGCCGCATCACGACGTCTATATCACCGACTGGGAGGATGCGCGTCAGGTGCCGCTGGCCGCCGGGCGTTTCAATCTGGACGATTATATCGCCTATGTCCTTGAATTCATCCGCCACCTTGGGCCGGACGTGCACGTCATCGCGGTGTGCCAGCCCGCCGTGCCGGTCTTCGTTTCGGCCTGCCTGATGAATAAATGGAAGGATGCGAAGGCACCACGCTCGATCATCCTGATGGGCGGACCGATCGACCCGCGCGTATCGAAAACCGCCGTGACGGAGCTGGCCGAACAACGTCCATTGAAATGGTTCGAGCAAACCGTCACCACTGACGTGCCGTTCTATTACCCCGGCGCGCATCGACGGGTTTATCCGGGCTTCCTGCAACTGGGCGGGTTCATGTCGATGAATCTGGACCGGCATATCGGATCGCATCTCAAATTCTTCCAGCATCTTGTGCAAAGCGACGGCGAAAGCGCCGATGCGCACCGCAGATTTTATAACGAGTATCTGGCGGTGATGGACCTGCCCGGCGAGTTTTATCTCCAGACCGTCGAAATCGTGTTCCAGAAACATCTGCTACCCAAACGGCAGATGAAATGGAAGGACCCCGAAGACGGCCGCCTGCACGACGTCGATCCGCACGACATCACTCATACCGCGATTTTGACCATCGAGGGCGAGCTGGACGACATTTCCGCACGCGGCCAGACAGAGGCCGCGCACGGCCTGACGCCCAACCTGCCGGCTGCAAAACATTACCATCATTTACAGGCGCAGGTCGGGCATTACGGCATTTTCAACGGGCGCAAATGGCGCGAGCAGATCATGCCGCGCGTACGCCATTTCATCCGCGCACAGGATCGCAGCGTCGATAAAATTCCTGCCGCGGACCTTGA
- a CDS encoding ActS/PrrB/RegB family redox-sensitive histidine kinase, whose protein sequence is MSIDIHARVSNVVTTPMIILRWIISVAQLLVVLGSDALFGIPLPAPALSCLIGASFAINIYAMKKQQRRQLSENIVLWYFIFDISQFCGFLFFTGGTENPFSVFLLAPLAMAASLLSLFSLCLLIMLTVLGVSILSFAYIPLEWPDPQPVFSPAYQHGTWVALMVSLVFISFTVWRLAMETRRVTEALVTTRSILEQKRRMSALGALAAAAVHELGSPLGTIAVVTKEMEIDLLPDDPLAEDVAILRDQTEKCKKILADLASNPDRTLAETTAPMRLDRMLMEIASAFDPGDGRVRCTVVSRIPENLPVIGKTLALEYGIGNLIGNAMSYARSAVEVEVEGDADAITLNVRDDGPGFGAQILQTVGQPYISTRDDDGTGHMGLGIFISINLLEGTGAKLRFNNALPPKTGATVQVIWPRWVLEGNEEQG, encoded by the coding sequence ATGTCCATCGACATTCACGCGCGGGTCAGCAACGTCGTCACCACGCCGATGATCATCCTGCGTTGGATCATTTCGGTCGCGCAGCTTCTTGTGGTTTTAGGGTCTGACGCGCTGTTCGGCATCCCCCTGCCAGCACCCGCGCTTTCCTGCCTGATCGGCGCCAGTTTCGCGATCAACATCTATGCGATGAAAAAGCAGCAGCGCCGCCAGCTCTCGGAAAACATCGTGTTGTGGTATTTCATTTTCGACATCTCGCAATTTTGCGGCTTTCTGTTCTTCACCGGAGGCACTGAAAATCCGTTCAGCGTGTTCCTGCTGGCGCCGCTGGCGATGGCGGCGTCGCTGCTTTCGCTGTTCAGCCTGTGTCTTTTGATCATGCTGACGGTGCTGGGGGTGAGCATTTTGTCCTTCGCCTACATCCCGCTGGAATGGCCGGATCCGCAGCCGGTATTTTCGCCCGCCTACCAGCACGGCACATGGGTCGCGCTGATGGTATCGCTGGTGTTCATCAGCTTTACCGTCTGGCGACTGGCCATGGAAACGCGCCGGGTGACCGAGGCTTTGGTGACCACACGTTCAATCCTTGAGCAAAAGCGCCGTATGTCCGCGCTTGGCGCGCTGGCGGCAGCGGCAGTGCACGAGCTGGGCAGCCCGCTTGGCACCATCGCGGTGGTTACGAAGGAAATGGAGATCGACCTTCTGCCGGACGATCCGCTGGCCGAGGATGTCGCGATTTTGCGCGACCAGACCGAGAAGTGTAAAAAAATCCTGGCCGACCTTGCCAGCAACCCGGACCGCACGCTGGCGGAAACCACCGCACCTATGCGGTTAGACCGAATGCTGATGGAAATCGCCAGCGCCTTCGACCCCGGCGACGGGCGGGTGCGTTGCACCGTCGTATCGCGCATCCCTGAAAACCTTCCGGTGATCGGCAAGACGCTGGCGCTGGAATACGGCATCGGCAATCTGATCGGCAATGCCATGTCCTATGCCCGCAGCGCGGTCGAGGTGGAGGTGGAGGGCGATGCCGATGCCATCACATTGAACGTGCGCGACGACGGGCCGGGGTTTGGCGCGCAAATCCTCCAGACCGTCGGCCAGCCTTATATCTCCACCCGCGACGACGACGGCACCGGGCATATGGGATTGGGCATCTTTATTTCCATCAACCTGCTGGAGGGGACCGGGGCGAAGTTGCGATTCAACAATGCGCTGCCGCCGAAAACCGGTGCAACGGTCCAGGTCATCTGGCCGCGATGGGTGCTTGAAGGCAACGAAGAGCAAGGATAA